A part of Plasmodium coatneyi strain Hackeri chromosome 8, complete sequence genomic DNA contains:
- a CDS encoding KIR protein produces the protein MRVSSLNDELCYQFYYWLGGMVSRSPNGSNSFYDVMKSIYLDLKKNLASKGVCTNVYQNITKDEFDQRKLMYDYTQDYLSILAYTPTGKETCVQEYYDHLAQLKGACAPINTYCQSGSSNASGQYCTWFKEKGQQYCATEKLEKLSCKKVGGSTSNQNTGSPRPGSTGTCSPGPCPNPNQAGSSGSFSDADLVDGVSGGEGKGGSDGGDSHRKEGEDELGGSAVIPAAVSGGLAAIGLPALAYFFYKYKSHLFFLKGNNSSAGGMSGSRRKRSLRRGFNDFEGDEDDDYTSTTEDSSEYSVPYTSSSSR, from the coding sequence ATGAGGGTCAGTAGTCTTAATGATGAGTTATGTTATCaattctattattggttgggaggTATGGTATCCAGGAGCCCAAATGGCTCAAATTCATTTTACGATGTTATGAAATCAATTTACCTGGACCTGAAGAAGAATCTAGCCTCGAAGGGTGTATGCACTAACGTGTACCAGAATATTACGAAGGACGAATTCGACCAAAGAAAACTAATGTATGATTACACTCAAGACTACTTGTCTATTTTGGCATATACACCTACAGGAAAAGAAACTTGTGTTCAAGAATATTACGACCATTTAGCACAATTGAAAGGGGCATGTGCTCCTATAAATACATATTGTCAGAGTGGAAGTAGTAATGCTAGTGGCCAATATTGCACCTGgtttaaggagaaaggaCAGCAATATTGTGCTACGGAAAAACTGGAAAAATTGTCATGCAAAAAAGTGGGAGGTTCTACTAGTAATCAaaacactggtagtccaagaccaggtTCCACGGGAACTTGCAGTCCAGGTCCCTGTCCAAACCCAAATCAAGCCGGCAGCAGCGGTTCTTTTTCTGATGCCGATTTAGTGgatggtgtctctggtggagaaggaaaaggagggagtgatggtggtgatagtcacagaaaagaaggggaagatgaaCTTGGTGGAAGTGCTGTTAtacctgctgctgtgtcagGTGGACTTGccgcaataggattacctgccttagcatactttttttacaagtataaatcacacctcttctttcttaaggggaataactccTCTGCCGGAGGAATGAgcggaagcagaagaaaaaggtccCTTAGGAGAGGATTTAATGATTTTGAGGGGGACGAAGACGACGACTACACCTCAACAACGGAAGATTCATCCGAATATTCGGTTCCATAtacctcatcatcatctagatga
- a CDS encoding SICA antigen: protein MDNKVEQKVDAFFKRKWSVGKDKVYGLFQEFSNKVDEDDNTSNLGVVCNQIADSPAPKEKNFPKCFCKILIKNLEKVTNSSSTYMYNGKEKNVSDIRQDARCDLLNLWLFLYVLKYKVQSEHVMYAFEAITNLEDFFFMKPEDCIYTGKFTINEGEEGIKFKNIIQFLMNHDNRTLMEAIDNETACNTGSRAENQDSGVPKTNVENISSEVQNIVEQVFEEIKKPSTPRQGSSGKDCSKCSSLCERANCVAHNWFRDRLTNEGTGRRDWCIFWGKGDVGKVLTGLSNAMKSGSEADDSLCEGITVPAGTSSEANKKACNYIVKGLKDIYKIRPYGGWAGKNAEEKKKKNNNQQFYRTMGCISLNLYADKLEQLQSCKVEVGIKHAFDKSSYLKDNTSPCNSDGTCFECTRDSSYKDCPLNVYDNLWYPLTVNGKKCEEDKRNVMKKLEELFNENKEITETLEQICPEDEQSNAEMPEKGSSPAPPPGPSGAEGGGGGGRVDEAALKAPKAQALTEKKDNPVVPYLPLAPATIGIITMTYYLWKYFGMLRKTRRRYRRAYQVRDPCLQEQLLAHVDQGGPHEYMLIKERKPRSTAKKRRKRERPGRRRRGVRRRMIIDIHLEVLDECQKGHTKLVQEEFLGIIVEEFMGSKFIKEEKLQNSDSGFREERPSS from the exons ATGGACAACAAAGTGGAACAGAAAGTGGACGCATTCTTTAAGAgaaaatgg AGTGTAGGTAAGGATAAAGTGTATGGTTTATTCCAAGAATTTTCTAATAAAGTGGACGAGGATGATAATACGAGTAATTTGGGGGTTGTGTGTAATCAAATTGCGGACAGTCCTGCTCCAAAGGAGAAGAACTTTCCCAAATGTTTCTGTAAGAttcttataaaaaatttagagaAAGTAACAAATAGCAGCAGCACGTATATGTACAATggtaaggagaaaaatgtcaGTGATATTCGACAGGATGCACGATGTGATTTATTAAACTTATGGTTATTCTTATATGTATTGAAATATAAGGTGCAGAGTGAGCATGTTATGTATGCATTCGAAGCAATAACTAAtttggaagattttttttttatgaaacCTGAGgattgtatatatacaggTAAATTTACAATAAACGAAGGCGAGGAAGGTATTAaattcaaaaatattattcagTTCTTGATGAATCATGACAATAGAACCCTAATGGAGGCAATAGATAACGAGACTGCATGTAACACAGGGAGCAGGGCGGAAAACCAGGATAGTGGAGTTCCAAAGACGaatgtggaaaatataaGTTCCGAAGTGCAGAATATAGTTGAACAAGTTTtcgaagaaataaagaa ACCTTCCACACCAAGGCAGGGATCCTCAGGCAAAGACTGTAGCAAGTGTAGCAGCCTATGTGAACGCGCCAATTGTGTAGCACATAATTGGTTTAGGGACAGATTAACTAATGAAGGGACAGGAAGACGGGACTGG TGTATATTTTGGGGTAAGGGAGACGTCGGAAAAGTATTGACTGGCCTGTCTAATGCTATGAAAAGTGGGAGCGAAGCGGACGATAGTTTGTGTGAGGGCATTACAGTGCCAGCTGGTACGTCCTCAgaggcaaataaaaaagcatgtAATTATATTGTTAAAGGCTTGAAAGACATATATAAGATTAGGCCATATGGGGGTTGGGCCGGGAAAAATgctgaggaaaaaaagaagaagaataacaaCCAACAATTTTATCGAACTATGGGATGCATCAGCTTGAACTTATACGCAGATAAATTGGAGCAATTACAATCTTGTAAGGTAGAGGTTGGTATAAAACATGCTTTTGATAAAAGTTCATATCTTAAAGATAATACATCTCCCTGTAATAGTGATGGTACTTGCTTTGAATGCACAAGGGACTCATCCTATAAAGATTGCCCACTAAACGTGTACGATAATCTATGGTATCCTTTAACagtaaatggaaaaaagtgtGAAGAGGACAAAAGaaatgtaatgaaaaaaCTGGAAGAGTTGTTCAATgagaataaagaaataacagAAACTCTAGAGCAAATATGTCCGGAGGATGAACAATCGAACGCTGAGATGCCGGAAAAAGGATCCAGTCCAGCTCCTCCACCTGGTCCTTCTGGTGCTGAGGGTGGAGGTGGGGGAGGAAGAGTAGATGAAGCTGCTTTAAAAGCACCCAAGGCTCAAGCACTTActgaaaagaaggacaacCCCGTCGTTCCTTACCTCCCTCTTGCTCCTGCCACCATTGGAATCATCACCATGACTTACTatctttggaag tactttggaatgcttcgcAAGACAAGAagacgttacagaagagcttatCAAGTACGTGATCCCTGCTTacaagaacaactccttgctCATGTCGACCAAggtggtccacatgaatatatgttaataaaggaacgcaaacccCGTTCTACagctaaaaaaaggaggaaaagggaacGTCCCGGCCGTCGTCgtcgtggtgtacgtcgccgcatgattattgatattcatttagaagtcttagacgaatgtcaaaaggggcACACCAAACTGGTTCAAGAGGAATTCCTTGGCATTATTGttgaagaatttatgggaagcaaatttataaaagaagaaaagctTCAAaattcagattccgggtttagggaggaaagaccttcttcctaa
- a CDS encoding KIR protein has translation MEEVPTLEETLPSYQDYYNMFEENVDAYRDQCNAQLSGLETLNGKMGEQPDKILDAACYVHREYEKGRFFTREACYFLYFWIGQTLSKTFQDDNFKNNLSEICTKMMEINIFKTHGCKDICDKVDKDLFLKRKTLFDFWYDYGAIRTLLEHNAPLDVDKCGNYLQNVEAANSPGAVNCAGGTGPSDKYCQNFWRGNGNSISLNLKKLQSKLKSVQERMDQEKEAASARAHEAETKLRKAKDEAISQAVRSATTTSSLSSIFGTLATIGAPFLLYKYKPWFSLFRNHSSGNGGGRRSNRRKKRSTGRIFDASTEDTLTEYTTDNFTIGVSRENSTLRSRAEHTRQSRGRTNNTSSHRNNVGYGRM, from the exons atggAAGAG GTGCCCACTTTAGAAGAAACCTTACCTTCCTATCAGGATTACTATAATATGTTCGAGGAAAACGTAGATGCATATAGGGACCAGTGCAACGCACAATTAAGTGGCCTGGAAACTTTGAATGGCAAAATGGGAGAGCAACCTGATAAAATTCTGGACGCCGCATGTTATGTTCACAGGGAATATGAAAAAGGCAGATTTTTCACAAGGGAAGCCTGTTACTTCTTATACTTCTGGATTGGGCAAACATTATCTAAGACTTTTCAAGATGACAACTTCAAAAATAACCTAAGTGAgatttgtacaaaaatgatggaaatCAACATATTTAAGACTCATGGTTGTAAAGATATATGTGATAAAGTTGACAAGGACCTCTTCCTTAAGAGAAAAACACTATTCGATTTCTGGTATGACTATGGTGCTATACGAACATTATTAGAGCACAATGCGCCTTTGGATGTTGATAAATGTGGTAATTACTTGCAGAACGTCGAAGCAGCAAATTCACCTGGGGCTGTAAACTGTGCAGGGGGAACCGGTCCTAGTGATAAGTACtgtcaaaatttttggagGGGCAATGGGAACAGCATCAGTTTGAACCTGAAGAAATTGCAGTCTAAATTAAAATCTGTACAAGAAAGGATGGACcaggaaaaggaagcagcATCCGCCAGGGCGCATGAAGCAGAGACAAAGTTACGTAAGGCAAAGGACGAAGCTATAAGCCAAGCCGTTCGTTCAGCTACCAccacttcctccctttcttccatttttggcACCTTAGCAACAATAGGTGCACCATTCctcctatataaa tataaaccatggtttTCCTTGTTCCGtaaccactcttctggaaatggaggaggaagaaggagcaacagaagaaagaaaagatcaACTGGACGCATATTTGATGCGTCCACAGAAGACACTTTAACAGAATACACTACCGATAATTTCACAATAGGTGTCTCCAGAGAAAATTCCACCCTACGTTCTCGTGCTGAGCACACAAGACAatccagaggaagaacaaataatacatCGAGTCACCGGAACAATGTAGGTTATGGTCGCATGTAA
- a CDS encoding KIR-like protein: protein MYVGQLPSEGTYIIFNDAANNCNHYDIEPKNTESELKIALTGHTKVQNEVEKILKAWCYAFHTGGSNARYSSHCSIFYYWLGDKIWQDGTDVSTSASFQDIMKNIYDILGKIKPGQGCDNIYHNSNIDKTLFHNGRIIYDFSYDYNNIEGNLSKNRATYCNAYKDYLEKASKAYTELCIGSESEGNSFQKSVCGTFIREGSDKLDPQQLLQQYCQSILAERNDVPQVEAESRQEVCSGEESHTVSTTEQTPSPSKVNIPAIFSGLALTVGLPTIAVFFLYKYNLLPSWFHNKIGNSSTGRSRRGRRSTQRHHFEDNLTEYSTDVSTSSCLQNLPSRKSYYDKFEGANDSCPSDGIPNGIEDKLKNHVGGSDNAKKIVKAWYDKTIFDEHSISSSPACTFFYYWLGDKIPRTTVGSNSFPSSMNKVYENLGYTCSNQNCSILYSNIERDIFISMKSVYEYKQNYGTIDQHVKSSQAPEFPCTEAYVDYLEKVVSAYNSLSTECKGGNENYWCKDFQKMAKERAYDELLQLKCSLKHTPDCPSNSVAAAISGTLATTIGLPVIGYALYKYKLLPSWLHNKIGKNSRSIRNKRGKGSSAYHFDDDTLTDSSTEYGTDYSTTTDNSTIADSVTKYSAPPSGRRTNKRQQQQGQRNNIAYQRM, encoded by the exons ATGTACGTGGGTCAACTACCATCCGAAGGAacgtatataatatttaacGATGCCGCAAATAATTGTAACCACTATGATATTGAACCGAAAAATACAGAGAGTGAACTGAAAATCGCACTAACTGGACACACTAAGGTTCAGAAcgaagtagaaaaaatattaaaagcaTGGTGCTACGCATTTCACACGGGAGGAAGTAACGCACGCTACAGTTCACACTGTAGtatcttttattattggttaggtgataaaatatGGCAAGATGGGACAGATGTAAGCACCTCTGCTTCATTTCAAGacattatgaaaaatatttatgatATATTGGGGAAAATTAAGCCTGGACAAGGATGTGACAATATATATCACAACAGTAATATTGATAAGACCCTCTTCCATAACggaagaataatatatgaTTTCTCCTAtgattataataatatagaagGAAATTTATCAAAAAATAGAGCTACATACTGTAACGCATATAAAGATTATCTGGAGAAGGCTTCTAAAGCTTACACTGAATTGTGCATAGGAAGTGAAAGTGAAGGGAACTCCTTCCAAAAGTCCGTTTGTGGGACATTTATAAGGGAGGGTAGTGACAAACTTGACCCACAACAGTTACTACAACAGTACTGTCAATCAATACTTGCAGAGAGGAATGACGTTCCACAAGTGGAAGCTGAAAGTAGGCAGGAAGTATGTTCAGGAGAAGAATCGCACACAGTGTCCACAACAGAACAGACACCTTCCCCATCTAAAGTAAACATCCCAGCCATCTTTTCTGGACTCGCTTTAACAGTAGGACTTCCTACAATCgccgttttctttttatacaaa tataatcttctaccttcttggttcCACAACAAAATTGGGAATAGCAGCACTGGAAGgagcagaagaggaaggaggtccACTCAACGTCACCACTTTGAAGACAACctaacagaatattccacagatgTTTCAACA AGTTCATGTTTGCAGAATTTACCCTCCAGGAAAAGTTATTATGATAAATTTGAAGGGGCCAATGATTCCTGCCCTAGTGATGGCATCCCGAATGGAATAGAGGATAAATTGAAGAATCATGTTGGTGGCTCAGACAATGCAAAGAAGATTGTAAAGGCCTGGTATGACAAAACTATATTTGACGAACATTCCATATCAAGCAGTCCAGCTTGtactttcttctattattggttaggagataaaATACCAAGGACTACAGTAGGAAGCAATTCATTTCCAAGTTCTATGAACAAAGTTTACGAAAATTTAGGGTACACTTGTTCTAATCAGAATTGTAGCATCTTATATAGTAACATTGAGCGGGACATCTTCATTAGTATGAAATCAGTATATGAGTACAAACAGAATTATGGAACTATAGATCAGCACGTAAAGAGTTCCCAGGCTCCAGAATTCCCATGTACTGAAGCTTATGTCGATTACTTGGAAAAAGTTGTTTCAGCTTACAACAGTTTAAGCACAGAATGTAAGGGAGGAAATGAGAATTATTGGTGTAAAGACTTTCAGAAAATGGCTAAGGAACGTGCTTATGATGAACTATTAcaattaaaatgttcattaaaacACACACCAGATTGTCCAAGCAACTCCGTCGCCGCTGCAATATCTGGTACATTGGCCACCacaataggattacctgtTATTGGTTATgcattatataaa tATAAACTCCTACCTTCTTGGCTCCACaacaaaattgggaaaaacaGCAGAAGTATACGGAACAAAAGAGGGAAGGGATCCAGTGCATATCACTTTGAtgacgacacattaacagatTCTTCTACAGAATATGGAACAGATTATTCCACAACAACCGATAATTCCACAATAGCAGATTCCGTAACAAAATATTCAGCCCCGCCGTccggaagaagaacaaataagcggcaacaacagcaagggcaaagaaataatattgcttatcaacgtatgtag
- a CDS encoding Variable surface protein Vir7-like protein: protein MAGGGDQFLKVGDWEKRDSKIRFYKDLGENSSYCIYTDEKGNVESKLKACQEIKSEAQKIADGLCYIHSKRQDESDESVRDAFCHALYYWLGDFAWKSDRVSSGTKFIEVMGDIYKALSEFGVSDNCKNMYKDNSNITKDLFEKRRTVFDFSFDYKNIKEKLQLHNYSCEKEYYEHLEKAHKAFGAVSEDCHGKIDLYCIEFKNIFETKNNNNKKQNPLTLKKGEMQSSEGTTIYKDVQLELKYAPPKTNTAMITTISSIFSIGALGFAASLLYKVITILQEMKEEEQGGTIEMEHLPYLKGHLKEEEQQQEHILHQVITGQIYVIIPR from the exons ATGGCTGGAGGAGGAGATCAATTCCTAAAG GTAGGGGATTGGGAGAAGCGAGATTCAAAGATCCGTTTCTATAAGGACCTCGGCGAAAATTCATCATACTGCATTTATActgatgaaaaaggaaatgtggAGTCCAAATTAAAGGCATGCCAAGAAATTAAGAGTGAAGCCCAAAAAATTGCAGATGGCCTCTGCTATATACATTCAAAAAGGCAGGATGAGTCGGACGAATCAGTGCGGGATGCATTCTGCCATGCcctctattattggttaggggactTTGCATGGAAAAGTGATAGAGTTTCGAGTGGTACAAAATTCATAGAGGTTATGGGTGACATATACAAAGCACTTTCCGAATTCGGTGTTAGTGacaattgtaaaaatatgtacaaagaCAATAGTAACATCACTAAGGATCTCttcgaaaaaagaagaactgtgtttgatttttcttttgactACAAAAACATAAAAGAGAAACTACAACTTCATAACTACTCCTGTGAGAAGGAGTACTACGAACATCTTGAAAAAGCACACAAAGCCTTTGGTGCTGTAAGTGAAGATTGCCATGGCAAAATCGACCTATATTGTATTgaattcaaaaatatttttgaaacgaaaaacaacaacaataagaAACAAAACCCActcactttaaaaaaaggcgaaatgCAATCATCAGAGGGAACTACAATCTATAAAGACGTCCAATTAGAATTAAAATATGCCCCACCTAAAACTAACACAGCAATGATCACCACCATTTCGTCTATATTTTCTATAGGAGCACTTGGATTTGCTGCTtctcttttatataaggtaa TAACCATTCTTCaggaaatgaaggaggaggaacaagGAGGAACAATAGAA atggagcatctaCCATATTTGAAGGGCCATctcaaagaagaagaacagcaGCAGGAACATATACTGCACCAAGTCATCACCGGacaaatatacgttatcatccctaggtga
- a CDS encoding SICA antigen gives MNIKRAKCMFEGNSAVWVDFPDILEKLSKAITDESTDDDGLCEGIAKKSSGKKDANKKACQLIVKGLTHIYGIDLSHDEKDQQNPFLNQWFQQTMACLLLNAFAKQMEDKCPNTKDSIKQAFGFMNQIKGKKCEKTYPCVPCQREENYEGCKVGEQNLGIKLKELFENNSKNSEIEQTLEDICKQNAKAQSKSPETITNQEQLPDETETSEDPNSKGSGEDTSLNGPEAPAPQPNDQETALAGPAAPAQLSHRINHAKLTSYLPLAPAVLGISIMSYLLWKYFSLVGKSRKRYRRAYQARGPTVQEQTLAHVDDQANGPHAYTLGKERKPRSARTRRKKRAVRRRMIIDIHLEVLDECQKGDLHSTKEDFFEIIVEEFMGLGFREEDFVPKEHVQSSDSGFRV, from the exons atgaatataaaaagagcGAAATGCATGTTCGAAGGAAAT AGTGCAGTTTGGGTTGACTTCCCAGATATATTGGAAAAGCTGTCTAAGGCTATAACTGATGAAAGCACAGATGATGATGGTCTGTGTGAAGGCATAGCAAAGAAATCtagtggaaagaaggatgcaaataaaaaagcatgcCAACTTATTGTTAAAGGTTTAACGCATATTTATGGTATTGACTTGTCTCATGATGAGAAAGATCAGCAGAACCCTTTTCTGAACCAATGGTTTCAACAAACTATGGCATGTCTTTTATTAAATGCATTCGcaaaacaaatggaagatAAGTGTCCTAACACGAAGGATAGCATAAAACAGGCCTTCGGATTCATGAAtcaaattaaaggaaaaaaatgtgagaaaACTTACCCATGTGTTCCCTGCcagagggaagaaaactaTGAAGGTTGCAAAGTAGGTGAACAGAACCTAGGGATCAAGTTGAAAGAATTATTCGAGAACAATAGCAAAAACAGCGAAATAGAACAAACTCTGGAGGACATATGTAAGCAGAATGCGAAGGCGCAGTCTAAGAGCCCAGAAACTATCACAAACCAAGAACAGCTACCCGATGAAACAG AAACCAGTGAAGATCCAAATTCAAAGGGATCCGGTGAGGACACCTCCCTAAATGGTCCCGAAGCTCCGGCTCCTCAACCCAATGATCAAG AAACTGCTCTTGCAGGACCAGCTGCTCCTGCCCAACTCAGTCATCGGATAAACCACGCTAAACTTACTTCATACCTTCCTCTTGCTCCTGCCGTGCTTGGTATTTCTATtatgagttatctcctttggaag tatttttcccttgttgGTAAGtcaagaaaacgttacagaagagcttatCAAGCACGTGGTCCAACAGTACAAGAACAAACGCTtgctcatgtggacgaccaggcaaatggtccacatgcatataccttaggaaaggaacgcaaaccaAGATCAGCTCGAaccaggaggaaaaaacgtgccgttcgtcgccgcatgattattgatatccatttagaagtcttagacgaatgtcaaaaaggggacctacattcgacgaaggaggacttttttgaaatcaTTGtggaagaatttatgggactagggtttagggaggaagactttgttcctaaggaacacgttcaaagttcagattccgggtttagggtgtag